A window from Pseudomonadales bacterium encodes these proteins:
- a CDS encoding trypsin-like peptidase domain-containing protein: MNRGPRELLIAALLGLLVGLLLLFNSPDWLRKPEPVPAPAPSAAPPAAPPPVSEPHRETPPAVVASYAEAVKRAAPAVVNVYTRKRSAATSAYLDDPLLARIHGGNDEARRQRMQSSLGSGVIVSHKGDILTNHHVVANAEDILVLLRDGREAAARLVGADPETDLALLKIELTGLQPIELADGKQIEVGDVVLAIGNPFGVGQSVTFGIIGATGRAGLGLSTFENFIQTDAAIHPGNSGGALVNAEGRLVGINSAVYSQQGGGSLGIGFAIPAAVAYQVMQALIDHGRVVRGWLGIEVERVELPGAATAKVEGLRVTAVVPGSPAEQAGIAENDIITRLSGRESWNGRLAMEQIARARPGEQVRISVLRGSEPMELTATVGERPPAEP; this comes from the coding sequence ATGAACCGGGGTCCGCGTGAGCTGCTGATCGCAGCCCTGCTGGGGCTGCTGGTGGGCCTGTTGTTGCTGTTCAATTCGCCTGACTGGTTGCGCAAGCCCGAGCCAGTGCCCGCTCCGGCGCCATCCGCCGCGCCGCCGGCTGCACCGCCGCCCGTCAGCGAACCGCACCGTGAGACGCCTCCTGCGGTCGTCGCCTCCTACGCCGAGGCGGTGAAGCGCGCCGCGCCGGCGGTGGTCAATGTCTACACCCGCAAGCGCTCTGCGGCGACCAGCGCCTATCTCGATGATCCTCTGCTGGCCAGAATCCATGGCGGCAACGACGAGGCGCGTCGACAGCGGATGCAGTCGAGTCTCGGCTCTGGCGTCATCGTCAGCCACAAGGGCGACATTCTCACCAACCACCATGTGGTGGCCAATGCCGAGGACATTCTGGTGCTGCTGCGCGACGGGCGTGAGGCCGCTGCCCGGCTGGTCGGGGCCGACCCCGAGACCGATCTGGCGCTGCTGAAGATCGAATTGACCGGATTGCAACCGATCGAGCTGGCCGACGGCAAGCAGATCGAGGTGGGCGACGTGGTGCTGGCGATCGGCAACCCCTTCGGCGTGGGGCAGAGCGTGACCTTCGGCATCATCGGCGCCACCGGGCGGGCTGGCCTCGGCCTCAGCACCTTTGAGAATTTCATCCAGACCGATGCCGCCATCCATCCCGGCAACTCCGGCGGTGCACTGGTCAATGCCGAGGGACGGCTGGTGGGTATCAACAGTGCGGTCTACAGCCAGCAGGGTGGCGGTTCGCTCGGCATCGGCTTCGCCATTCCGGCCGCGGTGGCCTACCAGGTGATGCAGGCACTGATCGACCATGGCCGCGTCGTGCGCGGCTGGCTCGGCATCGAGGTGGAGCGGGTGGAACTGCCCGGCGCTGCCACCGCCAAGGTCGAGGGTCTGCGAGTCACCGCGGTGGTGCCCGGCAGTCCGGCCGAGCAGGCCGGCATCGCAGAGAATGACATCATCACCCGGTTGAGCGGTCGGGAGAGCTGGAATGGCCGGCTGGCGATGGAGCAGATTGCCCGGGCCAGGCCGGGCGAGCAGGTCAGAATCAGCGTGCTGCGCGGCAGTGAGCCGATGGAGCTGACGGCCACGGTCGGCGAGCGTCCGCCGGCCGAACCTTGA